A genomic region of Chondrinema litorale contains the following coding sequences:
- a CDS encoding sodium:solute symporter family transporter, whose protein sequence is MESTFSTLDYIIFVVYCIVIVSIGLWISRSKGGQEKTAKDYFLADNTLTWWAVGASLIAANISAEHFIAMSGSGYAIGLAIAAYEWVAAISLIIVAKYFLPIFLEKKIYTMPQFINMRFNRKVSTFFAIFWLLVYVFVNLTSVSYLGALALEKIIGVPLIWGIGGLLIFSGLYSIYGGLSSVAWTDVVQVIFLVGGGLVTTFLALEAVGEGSVMHGFNHIYNGAKDHFSMIVEKGMIMVPDGDGGEKDAFNDLPGVAVLLGGMWLTNLGYWGFNQYIIQKGLAAKSLREAKQGLIFAGYLKILIPLLVVIPGITAYVLMTDFTPEQLSVMLGKPVEAIGSIDKSDEAYPWLLKNFVPVGVRGLAFAALAAAIVSSLASMINSTSTIFTIDIYKEFIKPDANDKQLVMVGRIVALVALLIALVFAPLLNSLDQVFQYIQEYTGFIYPGVVCVFSMGLFWKQITSRAALWTAAVTIPIGIVFKVGFPEIPFILRMGYVFMILCVFASVISFFDKGAHVKTDLPPVGKQKVLVNLSYVFFIVGVVALVLGLSFSGSMAELGFEAIFMMSVMFIMLGIIFYTNAKLDYEDVKKLNLENAATLFKTDVVFNVGAIGIVAIISVLYGVFWS, encoded by the coding sequence ATGGAAAGTACCTTCTCGACGCTAGACTATATTATATTTGTAGTCTATTGTATTGTGATAGTCAGTATTGGACTATGGATATCCCGCTCTAAAGGAGGGCAGGAAAAAACTGCTAAAGATTACTTTTTGGCAGATAATACTTTAACTTGGTGGGCTGTTGGTGCCTCGTTAATTGCAGCAAATATTTCTGCTGAGCACTTTATAGCCATGTCTGGTTCTGGTTATGCAATTGGTTTAGCTATAGCAGCTTACGAATGGGTTGCAGCAATCTCACTCATTATAGTTGCCAAATATTTTCTCCCTATTTTTCTTGAGAAGAAAATATATACCATGCCGCAGTTTATCAATATGAGATTTAACAGAAAGGTGAGTACTTTCTTTGCGATCTTCTGGTTGCTAGTGTATGTGTTTGTAAACCTAACTTCGGTAAGTTACCTCGGTGCATTGGCACTAGAAAAAATAATTGGTGTTCCGCTTATTTGGGGAATTGGCGGTTTGTTAATTTTCTCAGGATTATATTCTATCTATGGTGGTTTAAGCTCTGTTGCATGGACAGACGTAGTACAAGTAATCTTCTTAGTAGGAGGTGGCTTGGTAACTACTTTTCTTGCTTTAGAAGCAGTTGGAGAAGGAAGTGTAATGCACGGTTTCAACCACATATATAATGGTGCTAAAGATCACTTTTCTATGATTGTAGAAAAAGGGATGATTATGGTGCCAGATGGAGATGGTGGTGAAAAAGATGCTTTTAACGATTTACCCGGCGTTGCTGTATTATTAGGAGGTATGTGGCTAACTAACCTGGGTTACTGGGGTTTTAACCAGTATATTATTCAAAAAGGTTTGGCTGCTAAGAGTTTGAGAGAAGCAAAACAGGGTTTAATATTCGCAGGTTATTTAAAAATTCTTATTCCTTTGTTGGTGGTAATCCCCGGTATTACTGCTTATGTATTAATGACAGATTTTACCCCAGAGCAACTTTCTGTTATGTTGGGCAAACCAGTAGAAGCAATTGGTTCTATTGATAAATCTGATGAAGCTTACCCTTGGCTATTGAAAAACTTTGTACCTGTAGGTGTAAGAGGTTTGGCATTTGCTGCACTGGCTGCTGCTATTGTTTCTTCACTAGCATCTATGATCAACAGTACATCTACCATATTTACGATTGATATCTACAAAGAATTTATTAAACCAGATGCTAACGATAAGCAGCTTGTAATGGTTGGTAGAATTGTAGCTTTAGTAGCTCTATTAATTGCTTTAGTATTTGCACCATTGCTCAACAGTCTCGATCAAGTATTCCAATACATTCAAGAGTATACAGGTTTTATTTATCCGGGAGTGGTTTGTGTATTCTCAATGGGTTTATTCTGGAAACAAATTACCTCAAGGGCTGCACTTTGGACTGCTGCGGTTACCATTCCAATAGGTATTGTATTTAAAGTGGGTTTCCCAGAAATTCCATTTATTCTTAGAATGGGCTATGTGTTTATGATACTTTGTGTTTTTGCATCAGTAATAAGTTTCTTCGATAAAGGCGCTCATGTAAAAACCGATTTGCCACCAGTAGGTAAGCAAAAGGTGTTGGTAAACTTGAGTTATGTATTTTTTATAGTAGGTGTTGTTGCCCTAGTTCTTGGATTGAGTTTTTCTGGCTCTATGGCAGAACTCGGTTTCGAAGCCATATTTATGATGTCTGTTATGTTCATCATGTTAGGTATTATTTTTTACACTAATGCCAAGCTCGATTATGAAGATGTGAAAAAACTTAACTTAGAAAACGCAGCTACACTGTTTAAAACAGATGTTGTATTCAATGTTGGAGCCATAGGTATAGTGGCTATAATTAGTGTATTATATGGAGTTTTCTGGTCTTAG
- the araA gene encoding L-arabinose isomerase produces MIDLKEFEVWMITGSQHLYGEETLKQVDEHSKEIAAYLNDAAAIPVRVIFKPVVKTPDEIYNIIVQANAESKCIGLITWMHTFSPAKMWINGLSILNKPLLHLHTQYNQAIPWSSIDMDFMNLNQSAHGDREFGFMCTRMKVRRKVVVGHWKNPEVLNKIGVWTRVASALEDSRGGKIARIADNMREVAVTDGDKVEAQMRFGYSVNGYGIGDVVKFVNEVSDSEVAALLKVYEETYELSKSLLADGAQRASLEDSAKIEIGLRAFLESGNFKGFTDSFEVLHGMKQLPGIATQRLMADGYGFGGEGDWKTSALVRAMKVMAVGLEGGNSFMEDYTYHFQPGADRILGSHMLEICPSIAKGTVKCEVHPLSIGGKEDPARLVFNVGAGDAINASMIDMGDRFRLLVNEVEAVEIPEELPKLPVARVLWDPKPNLSTATTAWILAGGAHHTCYSQNLSTEYMEDFADMLDIELVTIDADTKISRFKNDLKLNEAYYKFNR; encoded by the coding sequence ATGATTGATTTAAAAGAATTTGAAGTATGGATGATTACAGGTAGCCAACACCTGTACGGAGAAGAAACGCTTAAGCAAGTAGATGAACACTCTAAAGAAATTGCAGCATACCTAAATGACGCTGCGGCAATTCCCGTTCGCGTGATATTTAAACCAGTAGTAAAAACTCCTGATGAAATATATAACATCATTGTGCAGGCGAATGCTGAATCAAAATGTATTGGTCTTATCACTTGGATGCACACTTTCTCACCTGCAAAAATGTGGATCAACGGTTTATCAATCCTAAATAAACCATTGCTTCATTTACATACGCAGTACAATCAGGCAATTCCTTGGTCTTCTATAGACATGGATTTTATGAACCTAAACCAGTCTGCACACGGTGACAGAGAATTTGGGTTTATGTGTACTAGAATGAAAGTGCGTCGTAAAGTAGTAGTTGGCCACTGGAAAAACCCAGAAGTACTTAATAAGATTGGTGTATGGACAAGGGTAGCTTCTGCTTTGGAAGATAGTCGTGGTGGTAAAATCGCTCGTATTGCAGACAACATGCGCGAAGTAGCCGTAACCGATGGCGATAAAGTGGAAGCACAAATGAGATTTGGTTACTCAGTAAATGGCTATGGTATTGGTGATGTAGTAAAATTTGTAAACGAAGTTTCTGATAGCGAAGTAGCTGCTTTATTAAAAGTATACGAAGAAACTTATGAGTTAAGCAAATCTCTATTAGCCGATGGTGCTCAACGTGCATCTCTAGAAGATTCAGCTAAAATTGAAATTGGTTTAAGAGCATTTTTAGAAAGCGGAAACTTTAAAGGTTTTACCGATAGCTTCGAAGTACTACACGGAATGAAACAATTACCGGGTATCGCAACACAACGTCTAATGGCAGACGGTTACGGTTTTGGTGGCGAAGGCGACTGGAAAACTTCTGCCTTAGTAAGAGCCATGAAGGTAATGGCAGTAGGCTTAGAAGGTGGTAACTCATTTATGGAAGATTATACTTATCACTTCCAACCGGGAGCAGATCGTATTTTAGGTTCTCATATGTTAGAGATTTGTCCTTCAATTGCGAAAGGAACTGTTAAATGCGAAGTACATCCTCTATCAATTGGTGGCAAAGAAGACCCTGCTCGTTTGGTGTTCAACGTAGGAGCTGGTGATGCAATTAATGCTTCTATGATTGATATGGGAGATCGTTTCAGATTGTTGGTAAATGAGGTTGAAGCAGTTGAAATTCCAGAAGAATTACCAAAATTACCAGTGGCAAGAGTGCTTTGGGATCCTAAACCAAACTTAAGTACTGCTACAACTGCTTGGATATTAGCTGGTGGAGCACACCATACTTGCTACAGCCAAAATCTAAGTACAGAGTACATGGAAGATTTTGCAGATATGTTAGATATCGAATTGGTAACCATCGATGCTGATACTAAGATAAGCAGATTCAAAAACGACTTAAAACTAAATGAAGCTTACTATAAATTTAATAGATAA
- a CDS encoding ribulokinase codes for MKQTKYVIGMDFGTDSVRSVLINAADGSELASATSEYKMWKEGKYCIPSKNQFRQHPLDYIESMKETIKGVLSDVSEDIRENVVGMAVDTTGSTIIAVNEEGTPLAMTPEFKENPNAMFILWKDHTATKEAKEINELAKTWGGEDYTKYEGGIYSSEWFWAKILRTIRVDDEVKSNAYSWLEHCDWIPAILTGETDPKTLKRSRCAAGHKAMWHKDFGGLPPEEFFVKLDPLLAGTRDRLFMDETYTSDEVVGTLTPEWAKELGLPESVKVSVGAFDSHMGAVGGAVSDYTLCRVIGTSTCDILVAPTEEVKDILVSGICGQVDGSVIPGMEGMEAGQSAFGDIYAWFKNVLAWPIKNIISESTLLDEATKEKLIKEATDGILPKLTAEAEKIPLETSLPVAIDWMNGRRTPDANQLLKGAITGLNLGSDAPRIFRSLVEATAFGSRAIVDRFQEQGVNIKKIIALGGIPQKSPFVMQILADVLNRNIIVASSLQTCALGASIFAATAAGVYDSVAEAQKVMQSGFDKEYEPIPENVDKYKVLYAKYKEIGKFLEEKIHTD; via the coding sequence ATGAAACAAACTAAATACGTGATTGGGATGGATTTCGGTACTGATTCTGTACGTTCTGTTCTAATTAATGCGGCAGACGGCTCAGAGTTAGCCAGTGCAACATCGGAGTATAAGATGTGGAAAGAGGGCAAATATTGTATCCCTTCTAAAAACCAATTTAGACAACACCCATTAGACTACATTGAAAGCATGAAAGAAACCATAAAAGGTGTGCTTTCTGATGTAAGTGAAGACATTCGAGAAAATGTGGTTGGAATGGCAGTAGATACTACAGGTTCTACTATTATAGCAGTGAATGAAGAAGGTACTCCATTGGCCATGACACCGGAGTTTAAAGAAAACCCCAATGCGATGTTTATTCTTTGGAAAGACCACACGGCTACCAAAGAAGCGAAAGAAATTAATGAACTAGCTAAAACCTGGGGAGGAGAAGATTATACAAAATACGAAGGAGGAATTTATTCATCAGAGTGGTTCTGGGCAAAAATTCTGAGAACTATCAGAGTAGACGACGAGGTGAAGAGTAATGCATACTCATGGTTAGAACACTGTGATTGGATTCCCGCTATACTTACAGGAGAGACAGACCCCAAGACCTTAAAAAGAAGTCGTTGTGCTGCTGGGCATAAAGCGATGTGGCATAAAGACTTTGGCGGCTTACCTCCAGAAGAATTCTTTGTAAAATTGGATCCTCTTTTAGCTGGTACCAGAGATAGGTTGTTTATGGATGAAACCTATACTTCTGATGAAGTAGTTGGTACATTAACTCCTGAGTGGGCAAAAGAACTAGGCTTACCAGAATCAGTAAAAGTAAGTGTAGGTGCATTCGATTCGCACATGGGTGCAGTGGGTGGTGCAGTAAGCGACTATACATTATGTAGAGTAATTGGTACTTCTACTTGCGACATTTTAGTAGCACCAACCGAAGAAGTAAAAGATATTTTAGTAAGTGGTATTTGTGGTCAAGTAGATGGTTCTGTAATTCCGGGTATGGAAGGTATGGAAGCTGGCCAGTCTGCTTTTGGCGATATCTATGCTTGGTTTAAAAATGTGTTGGCTTGGCCAATTAAAAATATTATTAGTGAGAGCACGCTTTTAGATGAAGCTACCAAAGAGAAGCTTATCAAAGAAGCGACAGACGGCATCTTACCTAAGTTAACCGCAGAAGCAGAAAAAATTCCTTTAGAAACTTCTTTACCAGTAGCCATCGACTGGATGAACGGTAGACGTACTCCAGATGCGAACCAATTATTAAAAGGAGCTATTACCGGCTTAAACCTCGGTAGCGATGCACCTAGAATTTTCAGGTCTTTGGTAGAAGCTACAGCATTTGGTTCTAGAGCCATTGTAGATCGCTTTCAGGAACAAGGAGTAAATATCAAAAAGATTATTGCTTTGGGTGGAATTCCTCAAAAATCTCCATTCGTAATGCAAATACTTGCTGATGTTTTAAATAGAAATATCATTGTGGCTTCATCATTACAAACTTGCGCATTGGGAGCTTCCATTTTTGCAGCAACAGCCGCAGGTGTATACGATTCTGTAGCAGAAGCGCAGAAAGTAATGCAAAGCGGATTTGATAAAGAGTATGAGCCAATTCCTGAGAATGTAGATAAATACAAAGTGTTGTATGCGAAATACAAAGAAATAGGAAAATTCCTCGAAGAGAAAATTCATACAGACTGA
- a CDS encoding RNA polymerase sigma factor, whose translation MKMIARGYYSDKVTDSDGGHPVKENHIPKTSQQKYDLLEDKALWKAFKEGDQGAFAHIYKTYVQTLFTFGCQIVNDRELVKDCIQNLFIDLKKPSKKNTEILSIKSYLFKSMYRRVIRMAKRENRYLSYNNKWENEGFMVSFSHERTLINEEALKDKKSKIEKVVNELPNRQREAFLYHFYEGLSYEEIAHVMDLKKVHSARKLIYKAIGKVKEKLNPAIVLTSIVVLLLVLLLVF comes from the coding sequence ATGAAAATGATCGCAAGAGGCTATTACTCTGATAAAGTTACTGATAGTGATGGGGGGCATCCTGTGAAAGAAAACCACATACCAAAAACATCACAACAGAAATATGACTTACTAGAAGACAAAGCACTTTGGAAAGCATTTAAGGAGGGAGATCAGGGCGCATTTGCCCATATCTACAAAACTTATGTACAAACGCTTTTTACTTTTGGTTGCCAAATTGTAAACGATCGAGAACTGGTTAAAGACTGTATTCAGAACTTATTTATCGATCTAAAAAAACCATCCAAAAAGAATACAGAAATCCTATCTATAAAATCTTATCTGTTTAAATCGATGTACAGGAGGGTGATAAGAATGGCGAAGCGAGAAAACAGATACCTTTCTTATAATAATAAATGGGAGAATGAGGGTTTTATGGTTTCTTTCTCTCATGAGCGCACGCTTATTAATGAGGAGGCATTAAAAGACAAAAAATCCAAAATCGAAAAAGTAGTAAACGAGCTGCCCAACCGCCAGCGAGAAGCTTTTCTTTATCATTTTTATGAGGGCTTGAGTTACGAAGAAATTGCCCACGTAATGGATTTGAAAAAAGTACATTCAGCCAGAAAGCTTATTTATAAAGCTATTGGCAAGGTTAAAGAAAAGTTGAATCCAGCCATAGTTTTAACATCAATTGTTGTTTTACTACTGGTTTTGCTTTTAGTATTTTAA
- a CDS encoding FecR family protein — MKNKQPKYKDFTTEDFLEDEFFVKWVKTATEETNQFWEEWTKVHPHKVPALMEAKNIILSTHYKKQDELDSTEILEMYEQIVKGNSTQPSQLGVNTNNWWSGFAKIAAVILVLLVAGFGAYQFNEQGIHALSDETEEVWLSAISPAGKKTTIRLMDGTVVKLNAGSSLFYPKQFGAKYRKVILKGEAFFDVAKNPERPFIIETGEIETKVLGTSFNIKSDSAYNKVQVAVVTGIVEVSDKGGNHIKLTPMEAVTYDSKIKNIEKHTVEDIDAVVGWKEGLLQFNKASFKEICERLETWYGVDIELAEDFKEPGAYSGRYANQSLQNVLEGISYTSEFNYKIKDKKVFISN; from the coding sequence ATGAAGAACAAACAGCCAAAATATAAAGATTTCACTACAGAAGACTTTTTAGAGGATGAGTTTTTTGTAAAGTGGGTAAAGACGGCTACTGAGGAGACCAACCAGTTTTGGGAGGAATGGACGAAAGTACACCCTCATAAAGTTCCTGCATTAATGGAAGCCAAAAATATTATCCTCTCTACTCATTATAAAAAACAAGACGAATTAGACTCTACCGAGATACTGGAAATGTACGAGCAAATTGTAAAAGGCAATAGTACACAGCCATCTCAATTGGGGGTAAACACTAATAACTGGTGGAGTGGATTTGCCAAAATAGCAGCAGTAATTTTAGTATTGTTGGTAGCTGGGTTTGGTGCATATCAGTTTAACGAGCAAGGCATACATGCATTAAGTGACGAAACAGAAGAGGTTTGGCTTTCTGCTATAAGCCCTGCGGGAAAGAAAACGACCATTAGGTTAATGGATGGCACAGTGGTAAAGTTAAATGCAGGTAGTTCACTGTTTTATCCTAAGCAATTTGGTGCAAAATACAGAAAAGTAATTTTAAAAGGTGAAGCATTTTTTGATGTAGCTAAAAATCCTGAAAGGCCATTTATTATAGAAACTGGCGAAATAGAAACCAAAGTTTTAGGTACCAGCTTTAACATTAAGTCTGATTCTGCCTATAACAAAGTACAAGTGGCAGTGGTAACTGGCATTGTTGAGGTAAGTGATAAAGGCGGAAACCACATAAAGTTGACTCCGATGGAGGCTGTAACTTACGACTCTAAAATTAAAAATATAGAGAAACACACAGTAGAAGATATTGATGCAGTAGTTGGTTGGAAAGAGGGTTTACTTCAATTTAACAAAGCAAGTTTTAAAGAGATTTGCGAAAGACTTGAAACATGGTACGGAGTGGATATAGAATTGGCAGAAGACTTTAAAGAACCGGGAGCCTATTCGGGACGCTATGCTAACCAGAGCTTACAAAATGTATTGGAGGGCATCAGTTACACATCAGAATTTAACTATAAAATTAAAGATAAAAAGGTATTTATTTCAAATTGA
- a CDS encoding SusC/RagA family TonB-linked outer membrane protein, protein MKLKILRQVWIMSKFILYGTFFQVLLVGVLLAENSNGQKQSVYDIYIDVDYRDASLNRVLKDIQNKTGFYFTYNHDVVGEKDKINIVAKNQSLGNILSTLSSKNHLMFKRIDGNIHVKKKKSKSTKVEEVFTASYAKQVKVSGTVTSLEDDEPLPGVSILIKGTSIGTTTDFDGNFSMSAPSDAILQFSYIGFITQEVEVGNRSIVDVKLETDYEQLEEVIVVGYGTQRKSDLTGSVAVVETDEIQKMAVNDITKALQGRIAGVTVQSGGEPGAVPVVKIRGIGSFNNNTPLYIVDGIVTPINDLPMSDIESMQVLKDGAAAAIYGSRAANGVVIITTKRGAKGPLKLNYSAYYGVQNVPNRYDVANREEYQLLVNEASVNAGEALKPANDPSSSLFVDNVDTDWQEEVFKTGKIQEHNLNLTGGNETSTFNISLNYFDQSGTVVGRGPKYTRYGIGVNSDHQIGKLKVGQSVHYTVADQTFMTFLHTGNNLVYMVNAIPTLPVNDESTVDGYASADQVIHGSYTANVAGMNNMIESTTDRYRFIGNVYGEYAILDELKYKLSLSFERTDWRDFYFQPIHDLGWFYVNNIAKMNDWRGFGSTGTIEQTLTWNKSLGDHSFTAMVGTTMLESSIKRTYGHAEGFTEPYFKVLSQGTSGQTITSDEYQSRLMSLFGRVTYNYKDRYLLNATIRRDGSSRFAEINRFGTFPAVSVGWNIHNEAFMMGVRAINQLKIRASYGVLGNQEIGDYRYAATITPYAHYVLNGQLATGASQYAFVSPDMKWESKVSKNIAVDMAFFDDKITFTAEYYNNLSEDMLVGVPIPGSTGAYDWEAPTINGASVRNSGFEFTLGYRKAEGDFNYGINANISTLKNEVLALGYGDNPIYGIMSRTAVGSEVGEFYGWVDEGLFQSQTEIDELNEASPIGRYQEVDTSPGDVKYSDLNGDGYINDDDRAYLGSAIPNLYYGLNFNASYKNFDLTVAANGSSGNKINNGIRRAIENGSGWDNYSKNMLNRWTPENTNTDVPRVIMYDPNNNNRDSQRWLEDGKYLKITNVELGYNVPAALTSKLHISRLRVYLSGQNVYTFTKYTGFDPDFGNDGLFSRGTDKAAEANRSFTAYSGGLPNPRTFLLGVKVGF, encoded by the coding sequence ATGAAATTGAAAATACTAAGACAAGTCTGGATTATGTCGAAATTTATCTTATATGGCACGTTTTTCCAGGTACTTCTTGTAGGAGTGCTTCTGGCAGAAAACAGCAATGGACAGAAACAGAGTGTGTACGATATTTATATTGATGTAGATTATAGAGATGCATCATTAAATAGAGTGCTTAAAGACATTCAAAACAAAACAGGTTTCTACTTTACCTATAATCATGATGTAGTAGGTGAAAAAGATAAAATAAATATTGTAGCCAAAAATCAGTCATTAGGAAACATCCTATCAACATTGTCTTCTAAAAACCACCTCATGTTTAAGCGTATAGATGGCAATATTCATGTGAAGAAGAAGAAAAGTAAAAGTACAAAGGTCGAAGAGGTTTTTACAGCATCTTATGCAAAACAAGTAAAAGTTAGTGGTACGGTTACTTCTTTAGAAGATGATGAACCACTACCTGGTGTGAGTATTCTAATAAAAGGAACATCAATAGGTACTACAACAGATTTTGATGGAAATTTCTCCATGAGTGCACCGAGCGATGCCATTTTACAATTTAGTTATATTGGTTTTATTACTCAAGAAGTAGAGGTAGGTAACAGAAGTATAGTAGATGTAAAACTAGAAACTGACTACGAACAATTAGAAGAGGTAATAGTAGTAGGTTATGGTACACAGCGCAAGAGCGATTTAACTGGTTCAGTAGCAGTGGTAGAAACTGACGAGATTCAGAAAATGGCTGTAAACGATATTACAAAAGCACTACAAGGTAGAATTGCTGGTGTTACTGTGCAAAGTGGTGGAGAGCCAGGTGCGGTTCCTGTAGTTAAAATTAGAGGTATTGGCTCATTCAACAACAACACACCTTTATATATTGTAGATGGTATTGTTACACCGATTAACGACTTGCCGATGTCAGACATTGAGTCTATGCAAGTATTGAAAGATGGAGCTGCTGCTGCAATTTATGGTTCAAGAGCGGCAAATGGTGTAGTAATTATCACTACAAAAAGAGGTGCTAAAGGCCCACTTAAATTAAATTACTCTGCTTACTACGGTGTGCAAAATGTACCAAACAGATATGATGTAGCGAACCGCGAAGAATATCAATTATTAGTAAATGAAGCTTCTGTAAATGCAGGTGAAGCACTTAAGCCAGCTAACGATCCAAGTTCTTCTCTTTTTGTAGACAATGTAGATACAGACTGGCAAGAAGAAGTTTTTAAAACTGGTAAAATACAAGAGCACAACCTAAACTTAACCGGAGGTAATGAGACATCAACTTTCAATATCTCGCTTAATTACTTCGACCAAAGTGGAACAGTAGTGGGTAGAGGCCCTAAATATACCCGTTACGGAATTGGTGTTAACTCTGATCATCAAATAGGAAAACTAAAAGTAGGACAGTCTGTGCACTATACAGTAGCCGACCAAACTTTTATGACTTTCTTACATACCGGAAATAACTTGGTTTACATGGTAAATGCTATTCCAACTTTACCAGTGAATGACGAAAGTACGGTTGATGGATATGCAAGTGCAGACCAAGTAATTCATGGTTCATATACAGCCAATGTGGCGGGTATGAATAACATGATTGAAAGTACCACAGATAGATATCGCTTTATTGGTAATGTGTATGGAGAATATGCGATTCTGGACGAATTGAAATATAAACTAAGTTTAAGTTTTGAAAGAACAGATTGGAGAGATTTCTATTTCCAACCAATTCACGATTTAGGCTGGTTCTATGTGAACAACATTGCCAAAATGAACGATTGGAGAGGTTTCGGTTCTACAGGAACCATTGAGCAAACTTTAACGTGGAATAAATCGCTTGGCGATCACTCATTTACTGCTATGGTGGGAACTACCATGCTAGAAAGTTCGATTAAAAGAACTTATGGCCATGCAGAAGGATTCACCGAACCATACTTTAAAGTATTAAGCCAAGGTACTTCAGGGCAAACCATTACGAGCGACGAATACCAAAGTAGATTAATGTCTTTATTTGGTAGAGTAACTTACAATTACAAAGACAGGTATTTATTAAATGCTACTATTCGTAGAGATGGTTCTTCAAGATTTGCTGAGATAAACAGATTTGGTACTTTCCCAGCAGTTTCGGTAGGTTGGAATATTCACAACGAAGCCTTTATGATGGGTGTTCGAGCAATCAACCAATTAAAAATTAGAGCGAGTTATGGTGTATTAGGTAACCAAGAAATTGGTGATTATCGCTATGCAGCCACAATTACACCTTATGCACACTATGTATTAAATGGCCAGTTGGCAACCGGAGCTTCACAGTATGCTTTTGTATCGCCAGATATGAAATGGGAATCTAAGGTTTCTAAAAACATAGCAGTTGATATGGCATTCTTTGATGATAAAATCACCTTTACTGCGGAGTATTACAACAACCTTTCAGAAGATATGTTAGTTGGTGTGCCTATTCCAGGAAGTACTGGTGCATACGATTGGGAAGCACCAACAATCAACGGTGCATCTGTTAGAAACAGTGGTTTTGAATTTACTTTAGGATATAGAAAAGCAGAAGGAGATTTTAATTACGGTATTAACGCAAACATCTCCACTCTTAAAAACGAGGTGCTTGCACTAGGCTATGGAGACAATCCGATTTATGGAATTATGAGTAGAACAGCTGTAGGTAGCGAAGTGGGAGAGTTTTACGGTTGGGTAGACGAAGGTTTGTTCCAGTCTCAGACAGAAATTGATGAATTAAACGAAGCTTCACCAATTGGTCGCTACCAAGAAGTAGATACTAGCCCAGGTGATGTAAAATATTCAGATTTAAATGGCGATGGTTACATCAACGACGATGACAGAGCTTATTTAGGTAGTGCAATTCCTAATCTTTACTACGGATTAAACTTTAACGCTTCTTACAAAAACTTCGATTTAACTGTTGCAGCTAATGGTTCTTCTGGTAACAAAATTAATAATGGTATTAGAAGAGCGATTGAAAATGGTTCTGGTTGGGATAACTATTCTAAAAATATGCTGAACCGTTGGACTCCCGAAAACACAAATACAGATGTGCCAAGGGTAATCATGTATGACCCTAACAACAACAATAGAGATTCTCAAAGATGGCTTGAAGATGGTAAATATCTTAAAATCACTAATGTAGAATTAGGCTACAATGTGCCAGCAGCATTAACAAGTAAGCTGCATATTTCTAGATTAAGGGTATATCTATCAGGACAAAATGTATACACATTTACTAAGTACACTGGCTTTGATCCAGACTTTGGTAACGATGGCTTA
- a CDS encoding L-ribulose-5-phosphate 4-epimerase, with product MSKYKELKREAYEANMQLPELGLVLFTFGNVSAVDRNEAVFAIKPSGVPYPSLKPEDIVIVDFENNIVEGSMRPSSDTKTHAVLYKTWDKIGGIVHTHSTYATSWAQSQLDIPIFGTTHADHLTKDIPCAPVMSPEMIKGDYEHETGYQIINDFEKRGFSYEEVEMVLVSNHAPFTWGKNAEKAVYNSAVLEEVAKMAFLTRQINPEAPKLPDSLINKHYERKHGKDAYYGQC from the coding sequence ATGAGTAAATATAAAGAACTGAAAAGGGAAGCATATGAAGCAAACATGCAGCTTCCCGAGCTGGGATTAGTGCTTTTTACATTTGGTAATGTAAGTGCGGTTGATAGAAACGAAGCTGTATTTGCTATTAAGCCAAGTGGTGTGCCTTATCCGTCGTTAAAGCCAGAAGATATTGTAATCGTAGATTTTGAGAACAATATTGTGGAGGGTTCTATGCGTCCTTCATCAGACACAAAGACACATGCAGTACTTTACAAAACTTGGGATAAAATTGGCGGTATTGTACATACGCATAGTACTTACGCTACTTCTTGGGCGCAATCTCAATTAGATATTCCTATCTTCGGTACTACCCACGCAGACCATCTTACCAAAGATATACCTTGTGCTCCGGTAATGAGTCCCGAAATGATTAAAGGCGACTACGAACACGAAACTGGTTACCAGATCATCAACGATTTCGAAAAAAGAGGATTCTCTTACGAAGAAGTTGAGATGGTGCTAGTATCTAACCACGCTCCGTTTACTTGGGGAAAAAATGCTGAGAAAGCTGTTTACAATAGTGCAGTTTTAGAAGAGGTAGCTAAAATGGCTTTCCTCACCAGACAAATAAACCCAGAGGCACCAAAATTACCAGATTCTTTAATTAATAAACATTATGAGCGTAAGCACGGCAAAGATGCGTATTACGGTCAGTGTTAA